One Monomorium pharaonis isolate MP-MQ-018 chromosome 4, ASM1337386v2, whole genome shotgun sequence DNA segment encodes these proteins:
- the LOC105834479 gene encoding relaxin receptor 1 — translation MRYRYIVFVGASLITTLCVLSGLMYYFNQDKCPIGTFQCLNSTMCMPQRSWCNGVSDCPYSDDESTENCFDMHGNWDWFIKERDWGNSKNCDIFDASAKCTYDECRATCINYTDVPKNLSSNITAIFLTDNLLTHLSRDALSRYPEIRLLYLDNNNIIKLEKGVFLHQPELFWLILTNNSISEILSGHLTGLNKLETLLLDQNKIATADFSDLEDSTAAYFINLSKNMLTTSALKLPRLPALTEIILDGNYFESITEDLFAGCPALKSLSMEDNSVSSIDENAFRNLQQLVELNLAYNRIVTIPSNVFQPVNNLSKLLIGYNPVVELSMTLFNPLSNLRSLNVEDLNMDNMDKNAFNVFPRLDFVYFKKFHYCMTYAPKVKKCRPTSDGVSSMSHLLDKPLLRAAVWSVSCVTCLSNSLVLWGRYTARDENQVLSIIIKNLAVSDMLMGIYLLVIAIADARFRDNYKEEASTWMSSWPCTLLGALAMTSSEVSVLILSFMSVERFILISAPLKCHRAMTSQAASSSMIVIWIVGLIIALVPVIHWRSSTRFYGVNGMCFPLHIDDPYLLGWEYSAFIFLGLNLIGLMIIGYVYVAMFTSIWRTRRATPLSVGDSEFALRFFLIVLTDAACWAPIIALKILAMMKYPVPPDLHAWIVIFILPVNSAVNPLLYTFTTPKFRERFNEGWLVGKVRNYMSRKHSRQDSQTSSTINKTTITDRNIIQPIWKEYNEDRKSTPPLLDCDDENARSERDHRSSAATGVREKMLTSVP, via the exons atgagataCAGGTACATCGTTTTTGTTGGTGCATCACTAATTACAACACTCTGCGTGCTTTCTGGACTTATGTACTATTTTAATCAAG ACAAGTGTCCTATCGGGACATTCCAGTGTCTTAATAGCACCATGTGCATGCCGCAACGTAGCTGGTGCAATGGCGTATCGGATTGTCCGTACAGCGACGATGAATCCACAGAAAATTGTT TTGACATGCATGGAAACTGGGATTggtttataaaagaaagagactGGGGAAACTCGAAGAATTGTG ATATATTCGATGCTTCAGCTAAATGCACTTACGATGAGTGTCGCGCGACTTGTATAAATTACACCGATGTACCCAAAAATTTGTCATCGAACATCACAGCAAT TTTCTTAACCGACAACTTGCTTACGCACTTATCACGCGATGCGTTATCGAGATATCCGGAGATACGCTTGTT ATATCttgataataacaatataatcaAGTTAGAAAAAGGAGTCTTCCTTCATCAGCCTGAATTGTTTTGGTT AATCCTTACAAATAATAGCATCAGCGAAATACTATCGGGACACTTAACGGGACTGAATAAATTAGAAACTCTACTACtggatcaaaataaaattgcgacGGCAGATTTTTCTGACCTGGAAGACAGCACTGCTGCTTACTTCAT aaATCTAAGTAAGAACATGTTGACGACGTCCGCTTTGAAGCTACCACGATTGCCGGCGTTGACAGAAAT AATACTAGACGGAAACTACTTCGAGTCGATAACGGAAGATCTATTCGCCGGATGCCCCGCATTGAAATCACT GAGTATGGAGGACAATAGCGTAAGCAGCATCGACGAGAATGCGTTTCGGAATTTGCAACAACTTGTTGAGCT TAACTTGGCATACAACAGGATAGTCACGATACCGTCAAATGTGTTCCAGCCCGTGAATAATCTGTCGAAGCT ATTAATCGGTTACAATCCTGTCGTCGAGTTATCAATGACGCTTTTTAATCCATTGAGTAATCTTCGCTCTCT aaatgttgAGGATCTGAACATGGATAATATGGATAAAAACGCATTCAATGTGTTTCCAAGACTCGATTTTGT atatttcaagaaatttcaCTACTGCATGACTTACGCGCCGAAGGTGAAGAAATGTAGACCCACTAGCGATG gtgtGTCATCGATGTCACATTTGTTGGACAAGCCTCTGTTAAGGGCTGCCGTCTGGAGCGTATCTTGTGTCACTTGTCTGAGTAATAGCCTTGTTCTGTGGGGGAGATACACCGCCAGAGATGAAAATCAAGTTCTAagtattattatcaaaaatcttGCAG TGTCCGACATGTTGATGGGAATATACCTCCTCGTAATCGCCATAGCAGACGCGCGGTTCCGCGATAACTACAAAGAGGAAGCAAGTACGTGGATGTCCTCATGGCCCTGCACACTTCTCGGAGCGTTAGCAATGACATCATCCGAG GTATCCGTGCTCATCCTGTCGTTTATGTCCGTGGAACGATTTATTCTGATCTCAGCACCTTTGAAGTGTCATCGCGCTATGACATCTCAAGCTGCGTCCTCATCGATGATCGTCATCTGGATAGTTGGACTCATCATCGCTCTCGTGCCAG TCATCCATTGGAGAAGCAGCACAAGATTCTACGGTGTCAATGGAATGTGCTTTCCTCTACATATAGACGATCCATATCTCTTAGGCTGGGAATATTCAGCTTTTATCTTTCTGGGACTTAATCTTATCGG ATTGATGATTATCGGCTACGTTTACGTTGCCATGTTCACCAGCATCTGGAGAACACGTCGTGCCACGCCGTTGTCGGTCGGCGATTCCGAGTTCGCCCTCAGATTCTTCCTAATCGTGTTGACAGACGCAGCATGCTGGGCACCGATTATAGCGTTGAAAATTCTCGCCATGATGAAATACCCCGTGCCAC ctGACCTTCACGCTTGGATAGTGATTTTTATTCTGCCGGTCAACAGCGCGGTCAATCCGCTGTTGTACACATTTACCACGCCGAAATTTCGCGAAAGATTCAACGAGGGTTGGCTTGTTGGAAAAGTGCGCAACTACATGTCGAGAAAACACTCCAGACAAG ATTCACAGACATCATCTACTATCAATAAAACCACGATTACCGATAGGAACATAATACAGCCAATCTGGAAAGAATATAACGAAGATAGAAAGAGCACACCACCCTTGCTTGATTGTGATGACGAAAATGCTCGATCTGAGAG